GCGGATCGGACGGTATGAACATCAACGGCAAAAACGGCTTGGCATGTCTGACCGATCTGCGCAGCCTGAAACAACCGGTCAAAATCCGTCCTCTGCCAGGTCTGCCCGTTATCCGCGACCTGATTGTGGATATGACCCAATTCTTCAAACAATATCACTCCATCAAACCTTACGTTGTCAACGATAACCCTATCGATGCGGACAAAGAGCGTCTGCAAACTCAGGAAGAGCGTAAAGAGTTGGACGGTTTGTACGAATGTATTTTGTGCGCCTGCTGTTCGACTGCCTGCCCATCATTCTGGTGGAACCCTGATAAATTCGTCGGTCCGTCTGGCTTGCTGAATGCTTACCGTTTCATTGCGGATAGCCGTGATACCATTACTAATGAGCGTTTGGATAATCTGAACGACCCATACCGTTTGTTTCGTTGCCACACCATTATGAACTGCGTAGACGTATGTCCTAAACACTTGAATCCGACCCGAGCCATCGGTAAGATTAAAGAGATTATGTTGAAACGAGCCGTTTAAGAAATGATGGTTTTTGACGATATTGCCAAACGGAAAATCCGTTTTCAAACCCGCCGGGGATTGTTGGAATTAGACTTAATCTTCGGCAGGTTTATGGAAAAAGAATTCGAGCACCTGAGTGATCAGGAGTTGTCCGAATTTTCCGAAATCCTCGAATTTCAAGACCAAGAGTTACTTGCCTTGATTAACGGACATTCGGCGACGGACAAGAAACACCTGATTCCCATGCTTGAAAAAATCAGACAGGCATGACGTATTATAGAGCTTGTTTGCGATGCCAATCCGAACAAGCTCTTTCCATACGGAGGCCGTCTGAAAAAAAGGACCGTGCCGCTTGGGCGGCAACGAAAGCCCCAACTTACAAAGGAGTTTAAGAATGTCTAAATCAGTCAAGCTCACCACCCCAAATCAAGAGACCTTGGAACTGCCAGTATTGGAAGCAAGTATCGGCCATGATGTGGTTGATATCCGTACTTTGACTAAAAATACAGGTCTGTTTTCCTTCGACCCCGGATTTGTGTCAACTGCAAGTTGCGAATCCAAAATCACTTATATTGATGGCGATGAAGGTCTGTTGTATTACCGTGGTTATCCTATCGAGCAGCTGGCAGAAAAATCCGATTATTTGGAAGTTTGCTATCTGTTGATTTACGGCGAACTGCCTACCCTGGAACAGAAAAAAGAATTTGATGCCACAGTCAGTCGCCATACTATGCTGCATGAGCAGTTGACTTGGTTCTTCCGCGGTTTCCGTCGCGATGCGCATCCGATGGCGATGATGGTTGGCGTGGTTGGCGCTTTATCTGCTTTCTACCAAGACAGCCTGGATATTGCCAATCCTGAACACCGCAAAATTGCGATTTACCGCTTAATCTCCAAAATCCCGACAATTGCGGCAATGTGTTACCGTTATTCCAACGGTCTGCCGTTCAATTATCCAAAAAATAACCTTTCCTATGCTGAAAACTTCTTGTACATGATGTTTGCGACACCATGTGAAGAATATAAACCTAATCCTGTATTGGCTCGCGCACTCGACCGCATCTTTATCTTGCATGCCGACCACGAGCAAAATGCTTCAACTTCGACTGTACGTTTGGCCGGCTCTTCAGGCGCAAACCCATTTGCCTGTATCGCTGCCGGTATCGCCTGTCTGTGGGGTGCTTCACACGGCGGTGCAAACGAAGCTGTGTTGAAGATGCTGGACGAAATCGGCGATGTATCTAATGTTGCCGCATACATGGAAGGTGTGAAACAACGCAAATACCGTCTGATGGGCTTCGGTCACCGCGTATACCGAAATATGGACCCACGAGCCAATATCATGCGCGAAACCTGTTATGAAGTCTTGAAAGAATTGGGCTTGGAAGACAGTCCTAAATTCAAGCTGGCGATGGAATTGGAACAAATTGCACTGAAAGATCCATTCTTTGTTGAGCGCAAGCTGTATCCAAACGTCGATTTCTACTCCGGTATTGTCTTGTCCGCATTGGGTATTCCAACTGAAATGTTTACCGTTATCTTCGCATTGTCGCGCAGTGTAGGTTGGATTTCTCATTGGCATGAAATGATTAGCGATCCGGCACTGAAAATCGGTCGCCCACGTCAACTGTATACCGGTGCAGAGCGTCGCGATTACGTTCCGGTAGATAAACGCTAATAGACAATACATTAATATATTGTTGAAAAGTCGTTTGAAAAAATCGAATTGCCGTTTTCAATAAGGTTGGTCGTAATTAATTAAGTTGATAGCAGGTAATTTGATTTGAAATAGGGTAGAATAAAGTGTCATTTCAGACGGCCTGAATTCCGTTCGGAGAACACGGGATTCTACCCTTTGTTTATATTTTAAAGAAAAGAGCTCACGCCATGATGGACGAAAAACTCAATTTCTCTTATCTGTTTGGTTCTAATGCGCCATACATCGAGGAGTTGTATGAAAAGTTTCTGGATAATTCGGAATCTGTCGATGAAAAATGGAAACAGTACTTTACCGATTTGAGTAAACAGCCGGGCGCAGTCGCTGTCGATGTTGCCCATACACCGATTCGTGAATCATTTGCCACTTTGGCTAAAAAGAAAATTGCCGCAGCCGTCGCAGGCGGTGTGGATGAGGCAATGATGAAAAAGCAAGTCAGCGTTTTGCGACTGATTTCTGCCTATCGTATCCAAGGCGTGGGTGCAGCCCAACTTGATCCGCTCAAACGTATCCCTCCTCAAAATATCGAAGCTCTCGATCCTAAATTCCACGGTCTGTCAGATGCCGATATGGCGCTTCAGTTCAATATGGGCGAGGGCGATTTTTCCGGTCAGAGCAAACTGCCTCTGTCCCAAATCATCAGCAACCTTAAACAAACCTACTGCGGCCATATCGCGGTAGAGTACATCTACATTCCAAATACCGAAGAGCGCCGCTGGGTTCGCAATTATTTTGAAAGCGTACTGTCTACGCCAAGCTACAACGTTGAACAAAAACGCCGTATCTTGAAAGAAATGACTGCTGCCGAAACTCTGGAACGCTACCTGCACACCAAATATGTCGGTCAAAAACGCTTTGGTGTAGAAGGTGGCGAAAGCGCGATTGCCGGTTTGAACTACCTGATTCAAAACGCCGGTAAAGACGGTGTGGAAGAAGTCATCATCGGTATGGCACACCGTGGCCGTCTGAATGTTTTAGTTAACATTTTGGGCAAAAAACCCGGCGATTTGTTC
This genomic interval from Neisseria flavescens contains the following:
- a CDS encoding succinate dehydrogenase iron-sulfur subunit, whose protein sequence is MEKMSFEIYRYNPDVDAKPYMQRYELELEPTDVKLLDALVRLKAQDDTLSFRRSCREGICGSDGMNINGKNGLACLTDLRSLKQPVKIRPLPGLPVIRDLIVDMTQFFKQYHSIKPYVVNDNPIDADKERLQTQEERKELDGLYECILCACCSTACPSFWWNPDKFVGPSGLLNAYRFIADSRDTITNERLDNLNDPYRLFRCHTIMNCVDVCPKHLNPTRAIGKIKEIMLKRAV
- a CDS encoding succinate dehydrogenase assembly factor 2, translated to MMVFDDIAKRKIRFQTRRGLLELDLIFGRFMEKEFEHLSDQELSEFSEILEFQDQELLALINGHSATDKKHLIPMLEKIRQA
- the gltA gene encoding citrate synthase, producing MSKSVKLTTPNQETLELPVLEASIGHDVVDIRTLTKNTGLFSFDPGFVSTASCESKITYIDGDEGLLYYRGYPIEQLAEKSDYLEVCYLLIYGELPTLEQKKEFDATVSRHTMLHEQLTWFFRGFRRDAHPMAMMVGVVGALSAFYQDSLDIANPEHRKIAIYRLISKIPTIAAMCYRYSNGLPFNYPKNNLSYAENFLYMMFATPCEEYKPNPVLARALDRIFILHADHEQNASTSTVRLAGSSGANPFACIAAGIACLWGASHGGANEAVLKMLDEIGDVSNVAAYMEGVKQRKYRLMGFGHRVYRNMDPRANIMRETCYEVLKELGLEDSPKFKLAMELEQIALKDPFFVERKLYPNVDFYSGIVLSALGIPTEMFTVIFALSRSVGWISHWHEMISDPALKIGRPRQLYTGAERRDYVPVDKR